Proteins encoded by one window of Aptenodytes patagonicus chromosome 9, bAptPat1.pri.cur, whole genome shotgun sequence:
- the LOC143164703 gene encoding serine protease 23-like, with translation MTTHCDDACAHWEATLVPQDFQEYLSYETVYPNGTRTLTTVEVSPWVNGAERRQQRWHVRGKRQIYSADRRFSIIGNHFLMNYPFSATVKISTGCTGVLVSKWHVLTAAHCIHNNKDYVKGAKKIRVGFLTPAQGAGNGMGTERLTMRWAQMQRTQVPTGWIWGPKLVSMDNDYALLELHGPHRRPHMKLMAAPAAEEVAGKRIHFLGFDSDWPGDCFCGVEDKTVHLIYQHCDARPGVSSSEVYGKVWDPV, from the coding sequence ATGACAACACACTGTGATGATGCCTGCGCCCATTGGGAGGCCACCCTGGTCCCTCAGGACTTCCAAGAGTACCTCTCTTACGAGACAGTGTATCCCAACGGCACACGTACCCTCACCACGGTGGAAGTGAGCCCCTGGGTGAATGGCGCGGAGAGGAGACAGCAGAGGTGGCATGTGCGAGGCAAGCGGCAGATTTATAGTGCAGACAGGCGGTTTTCCATCATCGGGAACCACTTCCTGATGAACTACCCCTTCTCTGCCACCGTCAAGATCTCCACGGGCTGCACGGGCGTGCTGGTGTCCAAGTGGCACGTCCTCACTGCTGCCCACTGCATTCACAACAACAAAGACTACGTGAAGGGGGCCAAGAAGATCAGGGTGGGTTTCCTGACACCGGCACAGGGTGCTGGCaatgggatggggacagagagGCTGACAATGCGCTGGGCTCAGATGCAGCGCACGCAGGTGCCCACAGGCTGGATCTGGGGCCCCAAGTTGGTCAGCATGGACAACGACTACGCCCTTTTGGAGCTGCACGGGCCACACCGACGCCCGCACATGAAGCTGATGGCAGCTCCGGCAGCAGAGGAGGTGGCTGGGAAGAGGATTCATTTCTTGGGGTTTGACAGTGATTGGCCGGGTGACTGCTTCTGTGGGGTGGAGGACAAGACAGTCCACCTCATCTACCAGCACTGTGATGCCAGGCCTGGTGTGTCCAGCTCTGAGGTGTATGGGAAAGTGTGGGACCCTGTATGA
- the SLC7A3 gene encoding cationic amino acid transporter 3, giving the protein MFGGKMTSVGKKLIRRRVVDLSSEDTRFARCLSTLDLIALGVGSTLGAGVYVLAGEVAKEMAGPSIVLCFLVAALSSVLAGLCYAEFGARVPKTGSAYLYSYVTVGEIWAFTTGWNLILSYVIGTASVARAWSAAFDNIIGNHISTFFMNKTTVHLPGVLAERPDFFALILIGLLTALLAFGVSESALVNKIFTAVNLVVLGFIIIAGFVKGDIKNWQLSEDYINRSYPDIGKKAFGSGGFVPFGLEGILTGAATCFYAFVGFDCIATTGEEARNPQRSIPIGIIVSLLICFVAYFGVSAALTLMVPYFLLNKESSLPEAFKAVGWEPARYAVAVGSLCALSTSLLGSMFPMPRVIYAMAEDGLLFKFLSGINSHTKTPLSATITSGLLAAVMAFLLDLKDLVDLMSIGTLLAYSLVAVCVLILRYQSGQLNSPKAIEMLELNGNEEERVIMNPTITPASAQQKEMLSLATLFNPPTDTPTTLSGHIVYVCVSVIATLITVICVVLTLKVTALKDASVGWIAALVLLLVALLIPTIIVWRQPQSNARLNFKVPFLPLLPIFSIFINILLMVQLSAGTWVRFAIWMAVGLAIYFGYGIRNSTEGKNAEEPCATVEKPLHHPGLDVGPRAAAV; this is encoded by the exons atgtttgggggaaaaatgaCCAGTGTTGGGAAGAAGCTGATCCGCCGGCGCGTGGTGGATCTGAGCTCCGAGGACACGCGTTTTGCTCGCTGCCTCTCCACACTGGACCTCATAGCCCTGGGGGTGGGCAGCACGCTGGGGGCCGGTGTGTACGTGCTGGCTGGGGAGGTGGCCAAGGAGATGGCTGGTCCTTCCATCGTCCTCTGCTTCCTGGTGGCTGCTCTCTCATCGGTACTGGCCGGACTCTGCTACGCGGAGTTTGGGGCCCGTGTCCCCAAGACTGGCTCTGCCTACCTCTACAGCTATGTCACTGTCGGCGAGATCTGGGCTTTCACAACCGGCTGGAACCTCATCCTCTCCTACGTGATAG GCACGGCCAGCGTGGCTCGAGCCTGGAGTGCGGCATTTGACAACATCATCGGCAACCACATCTCCACCTTCTTCATGAACAAGACCACAGTGCACCTGCCAGGGGTGCTGGCCGAGCGCCCAGACTTCTTCGCCCTGATCCTGATTGGGCTGCTCACCG CGCTGCTGGCCTTCGGCGTCAGTGAATCTGCCCTCGTGAACAAAATCTTCACGGCAGTGAACCTGGTGGTGCTGGGCTTCATCATCATTGCCGGTTTCGTGAAGGGAGACATCAAGAACTGGCAGCTCTCGGAGGACTACATCAACCGCTCCTACCCAGACATCGG gaaaaaagcCTTCGGCTCTGGCGGCTTTGTCCCCTTTGGACTGGAAGGGATCCTGACTGGTGCTGCCACCTGTTTCTACGCCTTCGTGGGCTTTGACTGCATTGCCACCACAG GGGAGGAAGCCCGGAACCCACAGCGCTCGATCCCCATTGGCATCATTGTGTCCCTCCTCATCTGCTTCGTGGCTTATTTTGGGGTCTCCGCAGCCCTGACCCTCATGGTGCCCTACTTCCTCCTGAACAAGGAGAGCTCCCTGCCTGAGGCTTTCAAGGCGGTGGGCTGGGAGCCTGCCCGCTACGCCGTTGCTGTTGGCTCGCTCTGTGCCCTCTCCACCAG CTTGCTGGGCTCCATGTTCCCCATGCCCCGTGTGATCTATGCCATGGCGGAGGACGGGCTGCTCTTCAAGTTCCTCTCTGGCATCAACAGCCACACGAAGACTCCTCTGTCAGCCACCATCACCTCGGGGCTCCTCGCGG CGGTGATGGCCTTCCTGCTTGACCTGAAGGACCTGGTGGACCTCATGTCGATCGGCACGCTGCTGGCCTACTCCCTGGTGGCAGTGTGCGTGCTCATCCTCCG GTACCAGTCCGGGCAGCTGAACTCCCCGAAGGCCATAGAAATGCTGGAGCTGAATGGGAATGAGGAGGAGAGAGTGATCATGAACCCGACTATCACCCCTGCCAGTGCCCAGCAGAAAGAGATGCTGTCCCTGGCAACGCTCTTCAACCCGCCCACGGACACCCCCACCACACTCTCGGGGCACATCGTCTACGTCTGTGTCTCGGTCATCG CCACACTGATCACAGTCATCTGCGTGGTCCTGACCCTCAAGGTGACTGCACTGAAGGACGCCAGTGTGGGCTGGATTGCAGCCCTGGTGCTGCTCCTCGTGGCTCTGCTCATTCCCACCATCATCGTTTGGAGGCAGCCGCAGAGCAACGCACGGTTGAACTTCAAA GTACCTTTCCTTCCGCTCCTGCCTAtcttcagcatcttcattaaCATCCTgctgatggtacagttgagtgccGGCACCTGGGTGCGGTTTGCCATCTGGATGGCCGTGG GTCTTGCGATTTACTTTGGCTACGGGATTCGGAACAGCACGGAAGGGAAAAACGCAGAGGAACCCTGTGCCACAGTAGAAAAGCCTCTGCACCACCCTGGACTGGACGttggccccagggctgctgcagtctGA
- the LOC143164687 gene encoding uncharacterized protein LOC143164687, with protein MRRSEQPPEGSGSPACPDLLRHVGGPPSPQSPLYLSFFEDECRAIATRLVAAAAAEPSPGPGEGSVLWPDAAGPVTSTPLQDSPPLGEGAPDSATPAARLSAGGREAAAAPGPARGEPRRLPQPAAGACPGAARPGSRLARPQALSRKAAQRGTGQPPCGGPGPAGHPRTPARSSGCSGGRLTLSRARASLGLALPKAGKGLGAPGTRLPQPPGTKLKLMPAAKSRLQHPSRALQLAQLSAVPKPTSQDTEMEDPTSGLTMQELMCNTTRELKENSKSKEWLVAAGTVLGAGEADQTWVCVGPSCSSELAPGQTPGCGDAVPAERSAGDQLSQELKCVKNELKCVKNELKCVKNELERVKADKTAQCEAYRQTISSLQAQLRAAGAECREQQYFDAVAPQESVWKMQQWRSDSGRDSQQPLVQPPEPLGQ; from the exons ATGCGGCGGTCGGAGCAGCCGCCGGAGGGCTCCGGTTCCCCGGCCTGCCCCGACCTGCTGCGGCACGTAGGCGGCCCGCCCTCGCCGCAATCCCCGCTCTACCTCAGCTTCTTCGAGGACGAGTGCCGCGCCATCGCCACGCGCCTCGTCGCTGCCGCTGCGGCGGAGCCCTCGCCGGGCCCGGGGGAGGGCAGCGTCCTGTGGCCCGACGCCGCCGGGCCTGTCACCTCCACGCCGCTGCAGGACTCGCCGCCCCTCGGCGAGGGGGCCCCGGACAGCGCCACGCCCGCCGCCCGCCTGAGCGCGGGTGGCCgcgaggccgccgccgccccgggcccggcccgtgGGGAGCCCCGGCGCCTCCCGCAGCCCGCTGCCGGCGCTTGTCCCGGCGCAGCGCGGCCCGGCTCCCGCCTCGCCCGCCCGCAGGCCCTGTCCCGCAAGGCAGCACAGCGCGGTACCGGGCAGCCCCCCTgcggcgggccgggccccgcgggccACCCCCGCACCCCCGCCCGGTCCTCGGGCTGCAGCGGCGGCAGGCTCACTCTCTCCCGGGCACGGGCCTCTCTGGGTCTGGCGCTCCCCAAGGCCGGCAAGGGGCTCGGTGCCCCGGGAACgaggctcccccagcccccag GTACCAAGCTGAAGCTGATGCCGGCTGCCAAGTCCAGGCTTCAGCATCCCAGCCGGGCTTTGCAGCTGGCACAACTTTCTGCCGTTCCCAAACCCACCTCCCAGGACACGGAGATGGAAG ACCCTACTTCAGGATTGACTATGCAGGAGCTGATGTGCAATACGACCCgagagctgaaggaaaacagtAAGAGCAAAGAATGGTTGGTTGCAGCAGGGACTGTCTTGGGAGCAG GTGAGGCTGACCAGACGTGGGTGTGTGTGGGGCCCTCTTGTTCCAGCGAGTTGGCCCCTGGCCAGACTCCAGGGTGCGGGGATGCAGTCCCTGCTGAGCGG TCTGCAGGTGATCAGCTGTCCCAGGAGCTGAAGTGTGTAAAGAATGAGCTGAAGTGTGTAAAGAATGAGCTGAAGTGTGTAAAGAATGAGCTGGAGCGAGTGAAGG ctgacaAGACTGCTCAGTGTGAAGCCTATCGCCAGACGATCTCCTCCTTGCAGGctcagctcagagcagcag GTGCTGAGTGCCGGGAGCAGCAGTACTTTGATGCTGTTGCTCCCCAGGAATCTGTCTGGAAGATGCAGCAGTGGAGGAGTGACTCGGGGAGAGACTCACAACAGCCACTTGTCCAGCCACCTGAACCGCTGGGCCAGTGA
- the SNX12 gene encoding sorting nexin-12 has translation MSEAAVADTRRLNAKPQDLTDAYGPPSNFLEIDIFNPQTVGMGRARYTSYELRMRTNLPIFKLKESCVRRRYSDFEWLKNELERDSKIVVPPLPGKALKRQLPFRGDEGIFEESFIEERRQGLEQFINKIAGHPLAQNERCLHMFLQEETIDRNYVPGKVRQ, from the exons ATGTCGGAGGCGGCAGTGGCGGACACCCGGCGCCTGAACGCTAAGCCGCAGGACCTGACGGACGCGTACGGGCCGCCCAGCAACTTCCTCGAGATCGACATCTTCAACCCGCAGACCGTGGGCATGGGCCGCGCCAGATACACCAGCTACGAGCTCCGGATGCGG ACAAACCTCCCAATCTTCAAATTGAAGGAGTCGTGTGTGAGGAGACGATACAGCGACTTTGAATGGCTGAAGAATGAGCTGGAACGAGACAGTAAG ATTGTAGTGCCACCGCTGCCTGGAAAAGCTTTGAAACGACAGCTTCCCTTCCGAGGAGACGAAGGCATCTTTGAGGAGTCCTTCATTGAGGAGCGGAGACAGGGACTAGAACAGTTTATTAACAA AATTGCTGGACACCCACTGGCACAGAACGAGCGCTGCTTACATATGTTCCTGCAAGAGGAGACTATTGATAGGAATTACGTCCCAGGGAAAGTGCGCCAGTAG